The nucleotide window GCGCCGGTCTCGGGGTTGATCTTCCGCTTCTCGCTGCGCGTGTTGTAGCTGTTGTAGAACAGGATGACCGAGCGCAGGTCCTCGAACACGCCGTTGTGCATGTAGGGCGCCGTCACCGCGACGTTGCGCAGCGTCGGCGTGCGGTAGCGCCCGCGGGTCTCGTCGGTGCCACCTGCGTCCGGGTGGGCCGCGAGCCCGGTGTCGGCTTCGGTCACACCGTTGGCCGCGCGCAGCGCGCCGTTCTCGGGCACGCCGAGATTGTAGTAATGGTAGTCCGAAAACGTCTCTTCCGGGTCGATCGCGCTGCGCTTGAGCTGGTGGCACTGGTTGCAGTTGGTGAACTGCTGCGAGAAGAACAGCAGCCGTCCGAGCTCTTCCTGCCGCGTCAACTCGGCCTCGCCGCGCAGGAAGCGGTCGTATTTCGAGTCGAAGGTCGAGAACTCGGGCCCCCGCTCATAGGCGGCGATGGCCCGGGTCATCGCATCATAGGCGGCCTCGGGGTCGTCGAGCACACCCTCGCCGAAGAGCGCCGGGAAGCTCTCCCGGTAGACCGGATCGTCGCGCAGTCGGGCGGTGACCTCGGCCTTGTCGGCCATGCCCATCTCCATCGGGTTGAGCGGCGGTGCACCCGCCTGCGCCTCGAGCGTGCCGGCGCGGCCGTCATGGAACAGACCGCCCATCCATTCGCCCTCGGGGTCCTTGCCGAACTCGGGGATAAAGGCAGCATAAGTCGCGGTGGGCGCGTTGCGATCACCCAGCGACACGCCATCGTCGCCCGGCGAGGCCGCGCCGCGCGGATCCGCGAAACCGTAGGCAGGGTCATGGCAGCTCGCGCAGCTCTGGGTGCGGTTCTTCGACAGGTTCACGTCGAAGAACAATGCCTCCCCCAGCGCCTCGAGATCTTGCGGCGCCTCGGAGGGCGTCGAGCGCAGCGCGGACGCACCAAGCCCCGCGGCAAGCGCGGCGACGACGGCGATGCTGAGAATGGGGGCGGTCTTCATCCCGGTCTCCAGAAGCTTGCGGAGAATGACCTCCGTCTAGTCCGTTGCCGGTCGCCCGTCAATTCCCGAGCGTTTCACTTGGGCAAGCCGCGACGCCCTGCCGCGGCTTGTCATGCGCATCTCAGGCCCGCGTTACGAGCCCCAGATCGTCTTCACGTAGTTGCGGGTCTCGCGATAGGGCGGCACGCCGCCATGCTTCGCGACCGCCCCCGGCCCGGCGTTGTAGGCGGCCAGCGCCAGCCGCCACGAGCCGAACTTGAGGTATTGCGCCTTGAGATAGCGCGCCCCGCCCTCGAGGTTCTGTTTCGGATCGGTCGGATCCACCCCCAGCCGCTTGGCGGTAAAGGGCATGAGCTGCGCGAGCCCGATGGCTCCCTTGTGCGACTTGGCGCGCGGATTGAAGTTGGATTCCTGCTTCACCAGCCGCAAAAAGAGATCCTCGGGCACGCCATGCCGGCGGGCGGCGATGCGCGCCATCTCGGCGAACGGCCCCTGGTAACGACCGCGATACACGGGCGTGCTGCCCTCGTCGCCGCCCATCGGTCCCCACTTCGTCGGCGTCACCACCGACGGCGGCTTCAGCCGGACCGAGCTGCGGTATTGCTCGGAGGCCCGCGAGTCGAGAACGTTGGTCTGCTTGCGGAAAAGCATGACCCGGTTCTTCGTCGAAAGTGTCTCGGCCTTGGCAGCCGTGACGGAAAGCGCGGCGCAAACGAATGCCGCCAGCACGCTACGCGACAGTTTCTGCATGAAGCACCCTGTCCTGTCCCTGTTTCCCTGCGACGCGACCATACAGGAAACGCGGATTTTCGCTACCCCTGCGTGGCGTGGCGGCAAACCGCCGCCCAGCAGCGTACAAGACACGGTTAACCATTTATCGGGCAAGCTTCCCGCGATCCGGCAGGCCGCCGGATTGGCCGGAACGATCCGGTGGCGTCGGGCGGCGCGGCTGTGTAAGGCTGGCCGAAACCCCGGACGGGGAAGGAATCGGAACAAGCGAGTGAGGATGAGATGGCCGGATCCGTGAACAAGGTGATCCTGGTGGGCAACCTGGGGGCCGACCCCGAGACGCGCACCTTCCAGAACGGTGGCAAGGTCTGCAACCTGCGCGTCGCCACCTCGGAGACCTGGAAGGACCGCAACACCGGCGAGCGGCGCGAGCGCACCGAATGGCACCAGGTGGCGATCTTCTCGGAGCCGCTGGCGCGCATCGCCGAGCAATATCTGCGCAAGGGCTCGAAGGTCTACCTCGAGGGCCAGCTCGAGACGCGCAAGTGGCAGGACCAGTCCGGCCAGGATCGCTATTCGACCGAGGTCGTGCTGCGCCCCTACCGTGGCGAGCTGACCCTGCTCGACAGCCGCGGCGGCGGTGGCGGCGGCGGTGACTTCGGAGGCTCCGGCGGCGGCTACGGTGGTGGCGGCGGCGGAGGCGGCTACGGCGGTGGCCGCGACGACTCCTACGGCGGCGGTGGTGGCGGCGGTGGCCGTGCGCCCTCGCGCGACCTCGACGACGAGATCCCGTTCTGAGATCACGCCAAACCCGTGATGACGAAGGCCCGGTGCGCAGAATGCGCCCGGGCCTTTTTCCGTTCTCGAACAATGATCGCGCCGCAACGATGCGCCTTGGCCTTCTCACCGGGGTGCGCGCTCCGGCGCAGGGTGGGCTTGCAACCCTCCACTCCGCTCAGAGCGGCCCGTCCTCGAGCACGCCGTCGGCCGACATCTGCGCGTAGAGCAAACCCTCGCGCAGACCGCGATCGGCGACCGAAAGCCGGTCCGTCGGCCACAGCCGCAGCAGCGCCTGCAGGATCGCGGCCCCCGACATGATGAGCGCCTGCCGGTCCTGCCCGATGCGCGGGTCGCGCCGCCGGCCGACAGGCCCGAGTTCCAGATATTGCGCGATGACCGCCTCGATCTGGTCGGTGGTCATCCGCAGACCGTCGACCTTGGTGCGGTCGTAGCGCCGCAACCCGAGATGCGATGCGGCCACGGTGGTCACCGTCCCCGACGTGCCGACGATCTGGAACCCCTCGCGCGCCTGCACGTCCTTGTAGGGCGCGAATTCTGAAAGGTTTTCCTCGAAATACCAGCTCATCAGCGCGTAGCGCGCAGCGTCGTCCTCGACATCGGAGAATTGGTCGCGCAGGGTCGCCACCCCAAGCGGCACCGAAATCCAGTCGACGACCTTGGCCGCTGGAAACGGACTTTCGGGTGGGTGGAAGCCCGCGTGCAGCCGCATGATCGCCGCCGGCCGGTCGCGGCGCGGCACCGAGGACAGGTCGATCCAGACGAGCTCGGTCGAGCCGCCGCCGATGTCGACCACGAGAAGCTGCTCGGTGCGGGTCGAGACCAGCGGCGCACAGGAGATCACGGCGAGCCGCGCCTCTTCCTCGGGCTGGATGATCTCGAGTTGCAGGCCGGTGTCGCGCCGGACCTGCCGGATGAAGTCGCGCGCGTTGGCCGCCCGACGGCAGGCCTCCGTCGCGACGAGCCGCATCCGCTCGACCTTGTGCCGCTTGATCTTCTGCTGACAGACCCGAAGCGCGCCGATCGTGCGTTGCATCGAGGCACGCGACAAGCGCCCGCTCATCTCGAGGCCATGCCCGAGCTGAACGGACTTCGAAAACGAGTCCACCACATGAAACTGGCTGCCCTTGGGCTGGGCAATCAGCATGCGACAGCTGTTCGTACCGAGATCCAGCGCGGCATACAGCGCACTCGGATCCGGCGGTTTCGGCGCGGGGCTCTCTACCGGTTTCGGGAAAGCGCCCGCACCCTTGGGACGCCTTGGCGCCATTTCACTGCGCCTTTCCGAATATGAAGTTGTTCTAAAGATACGCTCGGCACGCTCACCACGCAAGGGAGATGCAGAGGCAGATCAGGGCCATTGTGGAAGAAATTCGATGGACAGGGCTTTCCGGTAGCGCACTATTCCCGCCGCAAGTCACCGCGCCCGACGCCAGGGCCCCGAGACAAGCTGCTGATTTGTCGAGCGTTTATCATTTACTTCCAAAAGGTCCGGCCGATTGTTCTCCACTCGGATCACGGGAGCGTGTCGCCCCCGGAACGCGGATCGGCGGCGCGCCATGTCAGTGGCGCGTTGGCTCGGTGGCAACTGCCCGTCAGGCGTCCGGCGACAGGCGCGCAGGGGTTCCCGGAGCGTTTCGAGGTCGCTCATCGCGTCGCTTGTGTCGAAATCCGACCCCGCGATATCGCGACACGCCGCTAAACAGGTCTTACTGGAGAGGGGGAATCAAACCCATGCCCGAGGTCACAATCGTCTACTGGCGCGATATTCCGGCGCAGGTCATCGTCGGTCGCGGACGCCGCGGCGCGAAGGCTCCGCTGCCCGAACGTTTCGAGCAGGCGATCGACCGGGCCGCAATGAAGGTCGGCGCGCGGGATACCGACGCCTACCTCGCGGAGTGGCGCAAGGGCGACCCCTACCCGGCAGAGGGCGATCCGCAGGAGGCGGCGCAGGCCGAGGCCGAACGGATCGACCGGGAGTACGATCAGGACCGCATCAAGGCGCTGATCGCCAACGATGGCTGGGCGTGAGCTCCCGATGAGCAAGAGGAACGCCGGATGGCCCTTCTGAACTTCCGCAGCGCGAAACCCGCAAAGCCCACCGGCACGCTCGGCTCGCTGTTGTCCGACTACTCCATCGAGGTGATGCCGCGCACCGCCGCCAAGGTCGAGGACTTCCGCGCCCTGCTGCCCCGGTCCACCCGGGTCTACATCGCCCATATCGACGGCACGCCGATCGACGAGATGGTCGCCACGGCGAAACGGATCTCGGCCGAGGGGTTCGAGGTCATGCCGCATTTCCCCGCGCGCATCATCCGCGACAGGGCGACGCTCGCCGACTGGATCGCCCGCTACCAGGGCGAGGCCGGCGTGCACCAGGGCCTCATTCTCGCGGGTGGCGTCCCCGAGCCGCAGGGCGATTTCCATTCGTCGATGCAGTTGCTCGAGACCGGTCTCTTCGACAAGGCGGGCTTCGACCGGCTGCACGTCGCCGGCCACCCCGAGGGCAACCGCGACATCGACCCCGCGGGCGGCGAGGACACCGTCATGGAGGCCGCGCGCTGGAAGCAGGACTTCTCCGAGCGCACCGACGCCGAGATGGCGCTCGTCACGCAGTTCGCCTTCGAGGCCGAGCCGGTGCTTGCCTGGGGCGCCCGTCTGCGCGACGCCGGCGTGACGCTGCCGATCCATGTCGGGCTTGCCGGCCCGGCAAAGCTCCAGACCCTCATCAAGTTCGCCGTGGCCTGCGGCGTCGGCCCCTCGCTACGGGTGCTGCAGAAACGCGCGCTCGACGTGAGCAAGCTGCTGCTGCCCTACGAGCCGACCGACATCGCCACCGAGCTCGCCGCGCGCAAGGCCGCCGATCCGGCGTTTCCGATCGAGCAGGTGCATCTCTTCCCGCTTGGCGGTATCAAGAGCTGCGCCGAATGGGCCGCCACGCACGGCGGCACAGCGACACTGCCCGCAGCACGGGCAGTGTAAGACCGAAAGGCACCGCAACGGGCATGGCCAAGGCACTTCTTTTCGACCTCGACGGAACGCTGCTCGTCTCCGATCCCCTTCATATCGCCGTCTTCGGCGAGTTCTTCGCCGAGCGCGGGATGCCCTACTCCGAAGAGGTCTACGAGCGGCAGATACACGGCTCGCACAACGCCGAGATCTTCCCGCGGCTCTTTCCCGGCGAGGACGCCAAGGCGCTGGCCGAGGAAAAGGAACGCCGGTTTCGCGAACGGCTCGCGCCCGGCACGCCGCCGATGCCCGGTGCCCGAGCGCTGCTCGACCGCGCGGTCGAAAGGAACTGGCGTCTTGCCGTGGTGACCAACGCCCCGCGCATCAACGCCGAGCACATGCTGAACGCCATCGGTCTGCGCGACTACTTCGAGACGCTCGTCATCGGGGACGAATGCGCGCGCGGCAAGCCCGACCCAGAGCCCTACCTCGCGGCGATGCGCGCGCTCGACGTGAGCCCGCGCGACTGCATCGCCTTCGAGGACAGCCAGAGCGGCATGCGCGCCGCCGCGCGCTCCGGTGCCTTCGGCGTGGGCGTCCTTTCGGGCGTGGCCCCCGACCGGCTGATCGAGGTCGGCGCCAAGGCGACGATCCGCGATTTCGAAGATGACACGTTGCCGGAAATCCTGGCGCGCCTGGAAGGAGAGACCACCCCATGACAAGGACCGTAGTCGAGTCCAAGAGCAAGACCGTCACCATCGGCTTCGACGAGCCGTTCTGCGTGATCGGCGAACGCATCAACCCGACCGGCCGCAAGAAGCTGGCCGCGGAGCTCGAAGCGGGCGACTTCTCGACCGTCGAGAAGGATGCGCTGGCGCAGGTCGCCGCCGGGGCCGCGGTGCTCGATATCAATGCGGGCGTGGTCTACAACTCGAACCCCAACCCCAACGAGACCGAGCCGCCGCTGATGCGCTCCATCGTCGAGCTGGTGCAGGGCCTCGTGGACGTGCCGCTCTGCATCGACAGCTCGGTGCCGGGCGCACTCGAGGCCGGGCTCGAGGCGGCGAACGGCCGCCCGCTGCTGAACTCGGTCACCGGCGAGGAAGAGCGGCTCGAACTGGTGCTGCCGCTGGTCAAGAAATACAACGTGCCGGTCGTGGCGATCTCGAACGACGACACCGGCATCTCGGAAGATCCCGACGTGCGCTTCGCGGTGGCGAAGAAAATCGTCGAGCGGGCCGCCGATTTCGGCATTCCCGCGCATGACATCGTCGTCGATCCGCTGGTCATGCCCATCGGCGCCATGGCGACCGCCGGCCAGCAGGTCTTTGCCCTCGTGCGGCGCCTGCGCGACGAGCTGGGCGTGAACACCACCTGCGGCGCGTCCAACATCTCGTTCGGGCTGCCCAACCGGCACGGCGTCAACAACGCCTTCCTGCCGATGGCCTGCGGCGCGGGCATGACCAGCGCGATCATGAACCCCGTCGCCCTGCCCGTCACCCAGAGCAAGATCGCCGAGAAGAAGGCCGAGGTCGCCGCCGCCGGCGTCGTGCTGCCCGAGGACATGGACGACGAGACCTTCGTGACGCTCTTCGGGCTGGGCTCGACCAGGCCAAGGCCGGGGTCCGAGATGACCGCGATCCGCGCCGCGAACCTGCTGATGAACCAGGACCCGCACGGCGGCAGCTGGATCTCGTTCAACAAGGCGCTCGAAGGCGGTGCCGAGGCGGCCGGCGCGCGGGGCGGACGCCGTGGCGGCGGGCGCCGTCGCCGGGGCTGACGCGCGCCCTGCCCTCCGATCTCCTTTCATGGCGGGGCGCCTTGCGGGCGCCCCGTTTCCCGTTTCATAATCATTCCGGAGATTATGAATTCCCCTCACCGAGCGGGCTGTGGACCACCCGACCCGACGATCAAAGGCAGGACACATGAGTGACGCGCTGACCGACCTCCTCTCGACCCGCGACTGGCTGATGGCAGACGGTGCCACCGGCACCAACCTCTTCAACATGGGCCTCAGCTCGGGCGACGCGCCGGAATTCTGGAACGAGGATCATCCCGACCGCATCCGCACGCTCTACCGCAACGCGGTCGAGGCGGGCTCCGACATCTTCCTGACCAACAGCTTCGGCGCCAACGCCTCGCGGCTGAAGCTGCATGACGCCCAGCACCGCGCGCAGGAGTTGTCGCGCATGGCCGCCGAGCTCGGTCGCGAGGTCGCAGACGCCGCGGGCCGCAAGGTCGTGGTCGCGGGCTCGGTCGGCCCCACCGGCGAGATCATGGGTGCCGTCGGCACGCTCAGCCATGAGACCGCCGTCGAGATGTTCGAGGAAACCGCGACCGGCCTCAAGGAAGGCGGCGCCGACGTGCTCTGGGTCGAAACGATCTCGGCGGCCGAGGAATTCGCCGCCGCCGCCGAGGCCTTTGCCAACGTCGGCATGCCGTGGTGCGGCACCATGAGCTTCGACACCGCTGGGCGCACGATGATGGGGCTCACGTCCGAGAACTTCGTGAAGCTGGTCGAGGGGCTGCCGAACCCGCCGCTGGCCTTCGGGGCCAACTGCGGCGTCGGTGCGGCGGACCTGCTGCGCACCGTGCTGGGCTTCTCGGCCACCGGCACCGAGCGCCCGATCATCGCCAAGGGCAACGCCGGCATCCCGCGCTACGAGGACGGCCACATCCATTACAACGGCACGCCCGAGCTGATGGCGAAATACGCCTGCCTGGCGTGGGAGTCCGGCGCCCGCATCATCGGCGGCTGCTGCGGCACGATGCCCGAGCACCTGCGCGCCATGCGGGCCGCGCTCGAAAGCCACACCAAGGGGCCGCGCCCCACGCTCGAGCAGATCGCCGAGACGCTGGGCGGGTTCAGCTCGGACAGCGACGGCACCGGCGACACGTCCGATGCGCCGAAGCGGGAACGTCGCGGCCGCCGTCGCGGCTGAACACTGGGCGCCGCCCCTCGCGGCGGTCAAAGAAAAAGGGCCGGCCCCCGATGGAAGCCGGCCCGTCGATCCCGGCGCATGCGCGCGCCGGGATATGCGCCTGTCTCAGACGAACTCGATGTTGGCCATGCTCAGCTCGGCCTGGGTCACACCCTCGAAGGTGATCATGTGACCGTCCGCCTCGACCATGGTCGAGGTCATGCCGTCCATCGTGGTCTCGGTGAAGGTCAGGTCGTCGGCGCTGACACCGAAGAGCTCGACCACGTCCTCGGAGACATCGAAGTCGGTGACCACGTCGGACTCGCCGTCGCGGATGTCGTTGAAGACGAAGGTGTCGGCACCGTCGCCACCCGACATCATGTCGTCGCCCCAGCCGCCGACCATGCGGTCGTCGCCCGAGCCACCCATGAGCATGTCGTTGCCGTTGCCGCCTGCGACGAAGTCGTTGCCTGCGCCGCCGTCGACATGGTCGTCAGCCGCGCCCGCGCCGATCACGTCGTCGCCGTCGCCGCCTTCGATCCAGTCCATGCCGCCGCCGCCGCCGAGGCTGTCGGCGCCGTCACCGCCCATGACGGTGTCGTCGCCTGCGGCGCCACCCATGGTGTCGCTGCCGGTGCCGCCGGTGAGCATGTCGTCACCGTTGCCGCCGTTGACGATGTCGTCGCCCGCGCCGCCGTCGACCGTGTCGTTGCCGTCGCCGCCACCGAGAGCGTCGTCACCGGCACCGCCCGAAAGCATGTCCATGCCGGCACCGCCGCCAAGCGCGTCGTTGCCATCACCGCCGTCGGCCGTGTCGTTGCCGTCGCCGCCGGAGATGACGTCATTGCCCGCGCCGCCGTTGAGCACGTCGTCGCCCTCGGCACCCACGAGGCTGTCGGCACCGCCGCCGCCGCCGATGTTGTCGTTGCCGGCATCGCCGCGCAGGAAGTCGCGACCGTTGTCGCCCCGCAGGATGTCGTCGCCGTCACCGCCATAGGCCCAGTCGAACGAATTGCCGGTGTGGCTGTTGTCGAAGCCGTCGTCACCGTCGGCCCAGCTGCCGGTGTGGATCTCGTCATTGCCGGCACCTCCGTAGATGGTATCGGAGCCGTCGGCCATGGCGTTGAAGCCACCGCCTGTCGCCGTCGAGACCCGGCTGTCGTCGTCGCCGGTGATGATGTCGTCACCGTCGCCGCCCTCGATCATGTCGTTGCCGGCACCGCCCGCGTAGCCGTTGTCGTATTCCGACAGCGGCAGCGCGCCCGAGGCACCCGCATCGGCCAGGTTCAGCATGTTCGTATCACCGTCGCCCGCCTGCAGCGTGTCGTTGCCGACACCGCCATCAAGCGCATCCATACCGCCGTTGCCGAACAGCAGGTCGTTGCCGGAGCCGCCGAGCATGGTGTCGTTGCCGGCACCGCCGCCCATGTTGTCGTCACCGGAGTTGCCTTCGAGCCAGTCGTTGCCGCCGGCACCGCGCAGGATGTCGTCGCCACCCTGGCCATAGGCGCTATCGTCGGCCATGCCGGTGTGGCTGTTGTCGAAGCCGTCGTCGCCGTCGGCCCAGCTGCCGGTGTGGATCTCGTCATTGCCGTCACCGCCATAGATCACGTCGGAGCCGTCGGCATCGGCATCGAACTCGCTGCCCGCGGCCGAGGACACGCGGCTGTCGTCGTCACCGGTGATGATGTCGTCGCCGGCACCGCCGTCGATGGTGTCGTCACCCGCTCCGCCGGCATAGCCGTTGTCGTAGTCCGAGAGGCCAAGGCTGCCCGACGCGCCGTCGTCGGCGGCGTTCTCGGCGTTGTCGTCGAGACCGCCCATGATCCGGTCATCGTCGGCACCGCCGTCGATGGTGTCCGCACCGCCATTGCCGGTGAGCGAATCGTCACCGCCAGCACCGGTGATCAGGTCGTCACCGTTGCCGCCCTCGACCATGTCGTTGGCGTCGGTGGCCATGTAGGTCTCTCCGTCCGCGCCAAGCATCACGTCGGCACCGGCTGCGTCACGCTGCATGTCGAGCAGGGTCAGCGCATCCTCGAGCGAGCTCATCTCCAGTTCGCCGGCCGCCGCGGGAAGGATCGCGGTAAAGCCGTTCTCGCCACCGTCGACCTCGCCGTCGGTGCCCTCGCCGATCCCGTCGGGCACGGTGACGCCGTGCAGCACGATCTCGCGGAAGTCGAGCGGCATGATGTCGGAGCGGTTGTAGTCACCACCCGAAACCGGGCTGAAGAAGTTGGCCGCGTCGTTCAGGTCGAACGACATGATGTAGGTGAAGTTGCCGTCGGCGTCGGTCATCGGCGCGTCGCCGTCACCGTTCGTGAGCGGCATCAGCACGTCGCCGTAGGCGCCGAGACCCTCGAGCACCTCGACCATGCCGTCGCCGTCGGCGTCGTCGGTGATGTCGGGCGTGGTCGAGTCCGCCGGGTTTCCGTCCTCGTCGAAGAGACCGTGGATGTGCTGCGGCACGGGCGCGTTCGCTTCCATCCCGGTGACGGTGATCGCGACGTTGATATACTGGGTGCCGTCATCGTTCATCGCGCCGACGGCGGCAATCGCGGAGCCGCTGACGCCGGAGCTGTTCAGGGCCGTGAGCTGGGTGCTGTAGATGGACTCGGCCGAGTTCAGGAATGCCTCGAAATCGGAATAGCTGGTGCCGGGAACTGGCATGATCTTCCTCCCTGTGGGATCGTTGCAAGTGCCGTAGTCACGGCCCCCCGGAAAAGGCAGTTTCAAAAAACATCAAAAAAACTTGGATTTATTGCGAGCACCCCCGGCGCGGGCGACATCTCAGGTCGCGTCGAAGAGCGAAAGCTGGTCGCCCGCACGCGGCGGCGGTCGGAAGAGATCGCACCTGAGCGGCGGCAGATCGCGGTCCAGACCGAGCCTGCGCGCGGCCTTGCGAAACCGCTGCGCAATGATCTGGGCATAGTGCCCCTCGCCCCGCATGCGGGTGTGCCATGTGGCGCTGTAATCCTGCCCGCCGTGCATCTCGCGCAGCCGCGCCATGACCCGCGCCGCGCGGTCGGGATAGTGCTCGGCCAGCCACTCCTGCCAGAGCGGCGAGACCTCGTGCGGCAGCCGCAACATGATCCAGCTCGCCGCGCTGGCACCGGCCTCGGCCCCCTCGGCAAGGATCGCCTCGAGCTCGTGATCGGTGAGCGCGGGCACCACTGGAGACACCATCAGCCGCACCTCGATGCCCGCCTCGGACAGGCGCCGGACCGTGGCCAGCCGCCGCGCCGGGGATGGCACCCGCGGCTCCATCCGCCGGGCGAGCCCCGCATCCAGCGTGGTGACCGAGATTCCGACCCGCGCGAGCCCCTGCCCGGCCATGTCTGACAGGATGTCGATGTCGCGCTCGATCAGCGTGCCCTTGGTGACGATGGCCACCGGGTGGCGAAAGTCGCGCAGCACCTCGAGACAGGCGCGCATGATGCCACGGTCGCGCTCGATCGGCTGGTAGGGATCGGTGTTGGTGCCGATGGCGAGGGTCGCGACCCTGTAGCGGCGCGATCTCAACTCGCGCGCCAGCACCTCGGGGGCATCGGGGCGCGCCACCAGCCGGGTCTCGAAATCGAGCCCCGGCGAGAGCCCGAGGTAGGCATGCGTCGGTCGCGCGAAGCAGTAGATGCAGCCATGCTCGCAACCGCGATAGGGGTTGATGGTCCGGTCGAACGGGATGTCGGGCGAGGCGACGTAGTTGATGAGGCTGCGCGGCCGCTCGTCGCTGACGCTCGTGCGCAGGGGCGGCAGCTCTTCGGGAATGTCCCAGCCGTCAGAGGTGTCCTCGTAGTGCAGCCGCTCGAACCGGCCGCTCTCGCGGCTGGCGGCCCCACGTCCGGGACGGCGGTCTTGCGGAACGAAACGCTGGCTATGACTCATGGCTCCATGGTAGAACATAAGAGGAACACGTGCAACGCAGACCGCCACAGGTCGCTGGCGGACCCGCGCGTGTCGCAAACATCCAAGCGCCTTCGGCCATCCGGTCGCAGGAAGAATCCCAGACCCCGCGTGCCAAGCCACGCCCAAACCCAGGGAAACGCGCATGTCCGACGAAGAAGACGACATCATCCTGAGCGAGCTGAACGACGAAGAGCTGGTCGAGCAGATGTTCGACGACCTCTACGACGGCATGAAGGACGAGATCGAGGAAGGCGTAAACATCCTTCTCGAGCGCGGCTGGCAGCCCTACGACATCCTCACCAAGGCGCTCGTCGGCGGCATGACCATCGTGGGCCACGACTTCCGCGACGGTATCCTGTTCGTGCCCGAGGTGCTGCTTGCAGCGAACGCGATGAAAGGCGGCATGCGCATCCTCAAGCCGCTGCTGGCCGAGACCGGCGCGCCGACCATCGGCAAGATGGTGATCGGCACGGTCAAGGGCGACATCCACGACATCGGCAAGAACCTTGTGGCGATGATGATGGAAGGCGCCGGGTTCGAGGTCGTCGACCTCGGCATCAACAACCCTGTCGAGAACTACATCGAGGCCGCCGCCAACGAGAAAGCCGACATCATCGGCATGTCGGCGCTGCTGACCACGACGATGCCCTACATGAAGGTCGTGATCGACGCGATGGTCGAACAGGGCATTCGCGACGACTACGTCGTTCTGGTGGGCGGCG belongs to Salipiger profundus and includes:
- a CDS encoding corrinoid protein, which encodes MSDEEDDIILSELNDEELVEQMFDDLYDGMKDEIEEGVNILLERGWQPYDILTKALVGGMTIVGHDFRDGILFVPEVLLAANAMKGGMRILKPLLAETGAPTIGKMVIGTVKGDIHDIGKNLVAMMMEGAGFEVVDLGINNPVENYIEAAANEKADIIGMSALLTTTMPYMKVVIDAMVEQGIRDDYVVLVGGAPLNEEFGKAIGADAYCRDAAVAVETAKDLLARRHNQRATG
- a CDS encoding PA0069 family radical SAM protein codes for the protein MSHSQRFVPQDRRPGRGAASRESGRFERLHYEDTSDGWDIPEELPPLRTSVSDERPRSLINYVASPDIPFDRTINPYRGCEHGCIYCFARPTHAYLGLSPGLDFETRLVARPDAPEVLARELRSRRYRVATLAIGTNTDPYQPIERDRGIMRACLEVLRDFRHPVAIVTKGTLIERDIDILSDMAGQGLARVGISVTTLDAGLARRMEPRVPSPARRLATVRRLSEAGIEVRLMVSPVVPALTDHELEAILAEGAEAGASAASWIMLRLPHEVSPLWQEWLAEHYPDRAARVMARLREMHGGQDYSATWHTRMRGEGHYAQIIAQRFRKAARRLGLDRDLPPLRCDLFRPPPRAGDQLSLFDAT
- a CDS encoding calcium-binding protein, whose amino-acid sequence is MPVPGTSYSDFEAFLNSAESIYSTQLTALNSSGVSGSAIAAVGAMNDDGTQYINVAITVTGMEANAPVPQHIHGLFDEDGNPADSTTPDITDDADGDGMVEVLEGLGAYGDVLMPLTNGDGDAPMTDADGNFTYIMSFDLNDAANFFSPVSGGDYNRSDIMPLDFREIVLHGVTVPDGIGEGTDGEVDGGENGFTAILPAAAGELEMSSLEDALTLLDMQRDAAGADVMLGADGETYMATDANDMVEGGNGDDLITGAGGDDSLTGNGGADTIDGGADDDRIMGGLDDNAENAADDGASGSLGLSDYDNGYAGGAGDDTIDGGAGDDIITGDDDSRVSSAAGSEFDADADGSDVIYGGDGNDEIHTGSWADGDDGFDNSHTGMADDSAYGQGGDDILRGAGGNDWLEGNSGDDNMGGGAGNDTMLGGSGNDLLFGNGGMDALDGGVGNDTLQAGDGDTNMLNLADAGASGALPLSEYDNGYAGGAGNDMIEGGDGDDIITGDDDSRVSTATGGGFNAMADGSDTIYGGAGNDEIHTGSWADGDDGFDNSHTGNSFDWAYGGDGDDILRGDNGRDFLRGDAGNDNIGGGGGADSLVGAEGDDVLNGGAGNDVISGGDGNDTADGGDGNDALGGGAGMDMLSGGAGDDALGGGDGNDTVDGGAGDDIVNGGNGDDMLTGGTGSDTMGGAAGDDTVMGGDGADSLGGGGGMDWIEGGDGDDVIGAGAADDHVDGGAGNDFVAGGNGNDMLMGGSGDDRMVGGWGDDMMSGGDGADTFVFNDIRDGESDVVTDFDVSEDVVELFGVSADDLTFTETTMDGMTSTMVEADGHMITFEGVTQAELSMANIEFV